In Quercus lobata isolate SW786 chromosome 12, ValleyOak3.0 Primary Assembly, whole genome shotgun sequence, a genomic segment contains:
- the LOC115969911 gene encoding protease Do-like 2, chloroplastic isoform X1, protein MSALHFATSLAKRFSRSDLLDIIRAGNFMKVQVALNPRVHLVPYHIDGDQPSYLIIAGFVFTPLSEPLIDEECEDSIGLKLLAKAHYSLAKFKGEQIVVLSQVLANEVNIGYEDMSNQQVLKFNGTRIKNIRHLAHLVDSACKDKYLVFEFEDNYVAVLERETASAASSSILKGYGIPSERSSDLLEPYVDSLGDNQAIDQDFGDSPVSNLQIGIDALLWA, encoded by the exons ATGAGCGCATTGCATTTCGCTACCTCATTAGCCAAAA GATTCTCTCGTTCAGATTTGCTTGACATTATTAGAGCAGGAAACTTTATGAAAGTGCAAGTGGCTTTGAATCCACGAGTTCATTTG GTTCCCTATCATATTGATGGAGATCAGCCTTCTTATCTAATAATTGCCGGTTTTGTGTTTACCCCACTCTCGGAACCCCTGATAGA TGAGGAGTGTGAAGACTCTATAGGG TTGAAACTGCTGGCAAAGGCACATTATTCCTTGGCAAAGTTCAAAGGGGAGCAGATTGTGGTCTTATCACAG GTCTTGGCAAATGAAGTGAACATTGGATATGAGGATATGAGCAATCAGCAA GTTTTGAAATTCAATGGAACTCGAATAAAAAACATCCGTCACCTAGCACATCTTGTTGATT CAGCATGCAAGGATAAATATctagtttttgaatttgaagaCAATTATGTTGCTGTTTTGGAAAGGGAAACAGCTAGTGCTGCTTCCTCTAGTATTCTCAAAGGTTATGGGATTCCGTCAGAAAGATCTTCCGATCTGTTGGAGCCATATGTGGATTCATTGGGAGACAACCAAGCAATAGATCAGGATTTTGGTGACAGCCCAGTTTCAAATTTGCAAATTGGCATCGATGCACTCCTCTGGGCATAG
- the LOC115969911 gene encoding protease Do-like 2, chloroplastic isoform X2, with protein sequence MSALHFATSLAKRFSRSDLLDIIRAGNFMKVQVALNPRVHLVPYHIDGDQPSYLIIAGFVFTPLSEPLIDEECEDSIGLKLLAKAHYSLAKFKGEQIVVLSQVLANEVNIGYEDMSNQQVLKFNGTRIKNIRHLAHLVDSCKDKYLVFEFEDNYVAVLERETASAASSSILKGYGIPSERSSDLLEPYVDSLGDNQAIDQDFGDSPVSNLQIGIDALLWA encoded by the exons ATGAGCGCATTGCATTTCGCTACCTCATTAGCCAAAA GATTCTCTCGTTCAGATTTGCTTGACATTATTAGAGCAGGAAACTTTATGAAAGTGCAAGTGGCTTTGAATCCACGAGTTCATTTG GTTCCCTATCATATTGATGGAGATCAGCCTTCTTATCTAATAATTGCCGGTTTTGTGTTTACCCCACTCTCGGAACCCCTGATAGA TGAGGAGTGTGAAGACTCTATAGGG TTGAAACTGCTGGCAAAGGCACATTATTCCTTGGCAAAGTTCAAAGGGGAGCAGATTGTGGTCTTATCACAG GTCTTGGCAAATGAAGTGAACATTGGATATGAGGATATGAGCAATCAGCAA GTTTTGAAATTCAATGGAACTCGAATAAAAAACATCCGTCACCTAGCACATCTTGTTGATT CATGCAAGGATAAATATctagtttttgaatttgaagaCAATTATGTTGCTGTTTTGGAAAGGGAAACAGCTAGTGCTGCTTCCTCTAGTATTCTCAAAGGTTATGGGATTCCGTCAGAAAGATCTTCCGATCTGTTGGAGCCATATGTGGATTCATTGGGAGACAACCAAGCAATAGATCAGGATTTTGGTGACAGCCCAGTTTCAAATTTGCAAATTGGCATCGATGCACTCCTCTGGGCATAG